The nucleotide sequence CTGACGCACCGGACGATCCCCGTATCGATTATGCGCAAGGGTTGGTCCTCTGGAAGCAGTTGAAGAAGAAAGAGGCACTGGAAAAATTTCAGGCGGTCACGCGATCAGAAGGGGTGATGTATCACGCCGCCTGGAAAGCCGAGATCTGGACCTGCTTCGTCTCAAAGAATGATGACACCGGATATTCCCGCCTGATGGAGTTTGCCAAGCGGATTACGAGCGGGGACGAGTCCTCGTCTCATTCGGTAGACGCCGATGTTCGCTGGATCGGCACGATCATGGCCACACTGGGTCTTACGTGTGAAACAAAAGAGCGTCGCGAGGACTGGTTACAGGCGGAAGCGAAGCTGGCAGAAATTCTGCCTGAAGAACGCATGGAGGGATATCTCGCCGGAAAAACCGAGATCCACATGAAGCATGCAGAACTGGAAAGCGAAATCGAGCAGGCGCGAGAAAAGGTAAAGCAGCAGCGGGCCGCACAACTGGAACGCAAACAGGCTCGCCTGCAGAGGTCACTGGACGGAGCGAAGGTAAAACGAGAGGGGCTGAAGAGGTCTGCAGCGGAAGCGAAAGAGACCTTCGCTGAGAAAACGGCTGAGTTTCAAAAATCAATGGACCGACTCGAGAAAGAGTACACTCTTGTCGATCGACGGGCCCAGGTTTTAGTGAGCTCGATCGCACTTCTCGATCAGCAAGTGGCGATGCTGCGGGAGACGACCCGCTTAGCAGGGCGCCGGGTGGATGAAAGGCGTCTGGAATTCGGACTCACTCAGTTGCTCAATCAGCGCGGCATCTACCAGGCTGAGTGTATGCGGTCTGTCGCCGCAGCAGAACAGCTCGCCAATACGGCTCGGACCCTGCACCAGGCCTATGCGGCGGAGGTGGACCAATACGAAAAGGCGACGGGGGAAATTGTCAAAGCGGATGTGAACATGGATACGTGGACGGAGAGAGCCTTAAAGCAGGCGGATGATCTGAAAAAAACGCCAGTGAAGCCCGTGGTTCCAAAAGGGAAGATTCAGATGGTCCGGTCGTTTCGTACCTACATCGACCTGGATCTGAATGCCGAACGGGACAGTCTGCTTGAGTCATATGGCGTGACGCCAGAAGGGGACGTCGAGTGACGTTCCCGCTCCCTCACCTTTTTCGCGGTTTGTTACAGGCGAGGTGAAACGTCCACGACTGGCCCAGTCCCACTCCGCTGTTGCGGAGCGGGGAACTCGTGATGTCGCCGTGGAAAGAGACTCTGTGCAACAACCCGAGCGGCCGCCGCTTGACGATCGGGCCGATTCTATTTCCCGCCAATGACCGACGGAGTGAATGCGAATTTGATGATCTGATCTCTCATCGCGTACCCGGCAACCAGGGTAATGGAAACAAACGCGATCCACAGACAGATGTCGAGGAGCAGCGGAGGTGTCAGACGCCGGTCGAGCTTTCGGTAACGGAAATAAATTGTCGACGCGGTGATAATCGGCAATGTCAGTGCCTGTCCAAAGCCCCCCACCACCACCATCCACTTCGGCTCTTTGAATGTCAGGAAAAGACCGAGGGCAATGACGGGAATCAGCAGCGAGAACCAGTGGATCGCGCGAGCGCGTTCGTGCGGTTGTCGATAACGGGCGATACCGGCCAGACTCATGAGATCTGCCACCAGGCGTGCATTTCCGGCGGATGACAGGTAAAGCGTCTTAAACAACACAGCACCCGCTCCAATCAGAAACGCAACCTGAGTCCACGTCCCGAAGGAATCGACAAACATTCTCGACAGGGTCAGGATCATATCTTTACCCTGTGGGGCCAAGCCCTGGCTGTGAAGGACTGTCGCTCCCATGAAATAAAAGGCGACGGTCGAAATGGTAAAGACGATCATGCTGACCCAGGCATCCAGATACATGACGCGGATCCAGCCGCGAGCCCGGCTCACCCATTCCGGACTCTCGTCAGACCGGCCGGCATATCTCGCATAGCCTTTCTCGAGGCACCAGTAGGGGTAATAGAACAGCTCTGCTGCGCCCACTCCGGTGATTCCAAAAACTCCGAACGCGACTGCTATCCCTTCTGCGGGAAGACCGAACGTCAACCCCTTGGCGACGTCGTTCCAGGGGATGGGGAACCGAGTCGCCGGGAGGGCCATCGCAGCCGTCACGGTGACCAGAGTCAGTCCCACAACCAGAAATGTCGTCACGGACTCGATTCTCTGATAGCTGCCGCTCCAGAGCAGCAGAATCGCTGTTAGACAGGTCAGGATGGCCCAGGGATAATCAGGGCGTTCGCTGACGATCCTGCCCAGTGCCGGGAACGAAGTATCGAACAGGCTGACGAGTTGTTCGCTGAGGCCGGGGAATGCGAGGTGCAGGGACTGGCCCACGGTGCCCGTCATGGCACCAAGCTGAAACACAGTCGTGGACATCATCACGAACCACCACCAGCAGATCCAGTTTGCTCCCAGACGAGGTCCGCCCAGTTCATTGACTGCCCCGAGGGTCGGTTTTCCAGAGGAAATGGCGTAACGACCCAGCTCTGTCTGAACAAAGACCTTGATGACGCAACTGAACAGGATCAGCCACAGGAAGACGAATCCGTGTTTTGCACCGAGAGAAGTTGTCAGCAACAGTTCTCCGGACCCGACAATCGTTCCCGCGAGGATGATCCCCGGACCGATCTTACGCAGCGCCGTCAGCAAAGACTGTGGCGGTTCCTGAATCGCGTCTGCCGGAAGCGCATACGGATCATACTCGACGTCTTCAATCATCAGAGACTCTTTCGGCTGCCAGCAAATTGAAAATGGGAGGGGTGCATTCTCCGTGATGGCGCTGACAAAGCAAGCGTAAGCGGAGATTGATTCATCCGATCAGTACCTCTCGCCAAATCCGGTTTCGAGGTCTCGCGCGAAGACCCTTTCCACCAGGAGTGGCCGTCAGAGTCCAGCCGTTAAACCCTATACATTTCTCGTGAAGTCACTTGCTCACGGTCAGCGGACGACTTCGGGATGAGGTGTGCAGGAATCGGGCGGTCGGGAACCGTGACTGTGATTGTCACGGGCGTGTGACGACGTCTGTGCAGGTCGGAACTGCGGCCAGAGAGTTAATCGAGACTTTTATGAGGAGCTTCTGTGCCCTGAGGATCCCTAAGCGATCACATTTGTCACAACACGACCTGCGGAGACCGGGAGCGGCCGATTGAGCTTGTCGCGCACTTCTGTTTGAGGATCAATTCCCAAAAGTTCAAACACGGTCGCCATGAGATCGTCGAGCTGGACGGGGTCCTTGTCCGGATAGGCAGCCTGCTTGTCGGATACGCCGTGGACCAATCCCCGTTTGGCACCACCACCGGCCAGCAAGACCGAGTAGCACTGCGGCCAGTGGTCGCGACTGATATTGTCGTTGATCCGCGGAGTGCGACCAAATTCGCCCATCCAGACGATCAGCGTGCTTTCCAGCAGTCCGCGTTCCTTCAGATCCGTGATTAGGGTCGGAAGCGTCTGGTCCGTCATCGGAAGCAGGTAATCCTTGAGGATGGGATACATGCGGGTATTATCGAAGCCGTGGGTGTCCCAGCCCCCGTCATTGCGACGACCACCGATGCTATTCGCAAAGTAGACGTTCACAAATTTGACACCCGCTTCGACGAGGCGACGGGCGAGCAGACAGCTTTGCCCATACGTCGTTCGTCCATACTTTTCCCGGATGGACTGAGGTTCGGCGTCGAGGTTGAACGCATCCCGGACCTTGGACGAATTCAGCATTCCCATCGTTTTTTCGTAGTAGGCATCAAGCCCGCGTGCGGCCGGGTTCTGTTCGAGCTCACGAATCTGCCGATTGACCAGTTGCTGGATCTGACGCCTGTCCTGCAACCGCTGAGCATCAAGTCCATTGGGCAAACTGAGTTCCGGGAGAGCGAACCGGCGATCGTTGGGATCGGACGTGATCAGCAACGGATCATGGCCTTTTCCGAGAAAGCTGGCGTGCTGACCCGGTGTAATTTCACCGTCGCGCATCACGTGCGGAAAGGCGACGAACGTGGGCATGCCGTTGGTGTTGGGGGAAAGCCGATCGACGACCGAACCGTATGCAGGAAACAAATCCTGTGAGTCGCGCAGCCGGATGTCGTCGACGGGGGGAGCGTGGCCGGTCAGTGCGTAGTAGGCGGCAGGATTGTGATTCTTCATTGTGTGATACACGGTCCGAATCACGGTGATCTCGTCCATGACCGCTGCAGTCTTTGGCAGTTGATCGCAGATTTGAATTCCGGGGGTAGCCGTGTCAATAACCCCATAATGGCTGCGAACTCCGGCAGGTGCCAGGGGCTTGGGATCGAACGTGTCGAGGTGACTGGGCCCCCCAAACTGGTACAGGAAGATTACGGATTTTGCACGGCCCGGTCGGACAGCGGGTTCTTCTGCAGCCCGGATCATGCGAGGCATCGTCAGACCTAGCATTCCAAGTCCGCCAATCTGCAATGCCTTCCTGCGGGGAAGAATGAGTGGGGGTGGTTGTCTCATTGTCATCTCCGTTGCTTCTGCATTGCGGGTTGTTAAACGAATCAGCTGCGTGAAGCACTTTTGAGCGTGCTTGTCGCACTCCCTGGCAGACAGCTATCGCCGCAGCAGGAATTCGTGCGAGTTCAAAAGTCCCCAGACGATGTCTTCCAGTGCAGTACGCTTGTTCTCGGACTGGTTTAGAAACTGCGTGATGCCGGCCAGTTCTTCCTCTGTCGGCGGCCTTGTGAGTGCGCTCCAGTAGAGTTCGGTGATCACCTGCTCGGGGCGGTTGTTCTCTCCGCTCAGGTTGCTGAGGCGGTTCGATTTGGCGGTCAGCATTCGATTCACGAGTGAACCGCTCACGAGCTGGAATGTCTGCCCCAGTGTGGATTCGTCTGATCGTTCACAGTCACAGGATTGCAGGCGAGGTGGTCGACCAAACAGCCGGAGAAATCGATCCGCTTCCGTCAGCCCGTTCTCTCTGGTCTTCATCGCGTTGATCCCTGGGATTTGTCCCGCCCGTCGACCTGGTGGATAGCCCGAAAATTCCAGTGGAACCTGCAGCATCAGGCTCGTCGCGTCGAGTAGCTGTTCTGCAGAGTAGCGATGGACGTAGGCACGGCTGAAGTTCGATTCATCGTCTCGATTGGTCTCGTTGATGGTGGATGAGAGCTGGTAAGTTCTGGAGTTCAGGATCGCTCGCAACAGACGCCGTAAATCGAATGCCGGGATTTGAGCAGTGAGATCGGACGACGGTATCGCTCCGCCTGGATTCGATTCGGAGCCAGGCGTCTTGCCAGACACCAGGTATTCCGAGATTGCCTTGAGCAACGCCGGGTTTGACGGCGGGTTTGTCGCCCGAAAATCATCGATCGGGTCCACGATCCCGCGGCCCATCACCTGCTGCCAGGTCCGATTCGCCAGCATTTGCACGAAGCGTTCGTGCTGCTGGTCGGTCAGCCATTGGGACAGGTGAAGCAGTGGATGGTCGGCGGCTGGCAACTGTTCCCGGCTGCCGAGAAATTTTGCATCGCGTGACCGGTTGGTGCGGGGATCTTTGGCTTCCCCCTTTTCGCTCAGATACACGATCTGCTCGCCGTCAAACTCATGCTGATCGTTGGAATCTCGACGGCGGTTCTCCAGAATCTTGTAGTTCACGCGTGAGAAAACGCTGCCCCAACTGTAGTAATCATCTTGAGTCCACTGGTCGAATGGATGATTGTGGCACTTGGAGCACTGAAGCCGGACCCCCAAAAATAATTGACCGACCGCTTCAGATCGTTCAAACGGGGTCCGCAGGGCTCGATAGAAGTTGGCGGGGGGAACCTCGTAAGTACTGCCTTGGGCGGCCACAATCTCGCGTACAAGTTGATCGAGTGGCTTGTGCGTTGCGAAGGACTCCCGCAGCCACGAATAGAAATTTTCGACCCCTTTTCGATCGAGCGTTTTCTCTTCAATTCTGAGCAGATCGGACCACTTGAGAGCCCACCAGTCGGAAAATTCGGGCCGCTCGAGGAGTGAATCAATCAGGACGGCGCGCTTGTTCTCTGTCGTGTTGTCAACAAATCGTTGAGCTTCCTGGGCCGTGGGCGGAATCCCGAGAAGATCCAAGGTGACTCGCCGAATGAATGTCGCATCATCGCAAACGGGCGACGGGCTGATCTTGAGCTGCTTCAGTTTGTCGAAGACTTGAACATCAATAAAGTTCGCAGGGTCGGGACCGGTCCAGACGAAGTCAGGTCGATCGGGCAGAAACGCGATCCTGACGATCGACTGAAGATCCAGATACCGAACGATGACGGTGACTTCACCTGCAGCGTGACCTGTGACCAGCCCCTCTCGTGAGACATCAGCAATCGGCTGCGACAGTTCATAGACGGCAAGTGACGAAACATCCTTTGCTGATCCGTCAGAAAATTCGGCGATGACTTCAATCTGCTGCTGCCAGCCCGGCGATGAGGACGTTCGTTGTTCGGGAAGAAAGACCGATTCGGGGAGGACGCGAAGTCGCAGTAACTGTGGCGTTTGACGGGTGTCTCGCGGCATCCCCGCCGCAATCCAGTTTCGCAGGATCTGGTATTCCTGCGACTCTGTCGAAAACCGTTTCCCTCCCTCGTGAGCCATCTGCATGGTCGGTTTGAGCAGCATGAGGCTTTGATCGGGATCGAGGGAATTCACGCGACGGCCGAAGAGTTCCCGCGTAAGAACCTCGAAGTCGGCATCGGGGTCCTGACCCCGCAAGGAAATCTGGAATCCCCCCTTGCCACGAGCGTTGCCGTGACACGTCCCGAGATTACAGCCTGCCTTGGAAAGAACGGCCATGACATCATTGCGAAACGAGACTTCTGCCGCACCGGTCGAAGCGGCATAACAGCAGAACCCCATCAAAGCGAGCAGGCGCAGTGTGAATCGCTTTTTCACTCGTCTGTCCATTCGTGGTACGATGAATGTCCAAGGCCACCTTTAGAACGCTGATTCTATGATGGTGGAGTGGTGATCGAAAGTCCGAACCAGACCGGTGACCGCGTCCACCGGAGATGACGTGTCAGCTGCTGCTACTCACCCGAGGATCGACCCCTGTGCGCTGTATGACTGCTCCTCCGATTGTCGTCGCATTCCTGTTCTGCATCGGGATTGCAGGATTCGCTGTCGCTGACGATCAGGAACCGGGAAAACTCCCGTTTGCACTCGTCCCTCAGCGAAAATTTCTCCAGATCCCCAAAGGACAGCCTGTCGCGCAATGTTCTGCCGTTGCCGTCAATTCCAAAGGAGAACTGTTCCTGTTCCATCGCGGACCGAGACCTGTTCTTTGCTTCGACCCGGAAGGGAAGTTTTTGCGAGGTTGGGGCGATGATGTGATTAAGATCGCTCACGGACTTCGCATCGATTCCGACGACAATGTCTGGATCACGGATGTCGGTTCAAGTCGGGTTTATAAATTCGACTCCCAGGGAAACCCATTGCTGGTCCTGGGAACAGGAGTCGCCGGGGCGGGGCACAATCAGTTTAACGAGCCGACCGATATTGCGTTCGGTCCCGACGGTGAGGTCTACATTTCTGATGGTTACGGCAACAGTCGGGTGATGAAGTTTAATCAGAAGGGAGAGTTCATCTCGACCTGGGGAACGGCGGGAAAGGACCAGGGCCAGTTCCGGTTGCCTCATTCGATCGTGGTTGACAAAGAACAGCGTGTACTCGTCGGGGACCGAGAGAACAATCGGATTCAGGTTTTTGATACCGACGGCCAGTGGCTCGCCACCTGGAAAGGGTTCGCACCGTACGGAATGGCATTCGATCCCGAAGGTCGATTATTCGTTGCTGATGGACGGGCCTGTCAGGTGCTGCTGCTGGACGACCAGGGGAAAGTGGTCCGACGCTGGGGCCGCGAAGGAAAAAGCACGGGCCAGTTCCAGATGCCTCATATGCTGACATTCGATGCGTCAGGGAATCTTTACGTGGCGGAAATTAACGGCAAGCGTTTGCAGAAGTTCATTCGCAATACAGCAGTGAAATGACGATTCATAGCGATACCGGGCCGCCGGTGGTGTGCAGAGAAGTCTCTCGATCCGAGAAGTTCAACATTCTCCGCACACGTCCATTGAACTCGTCCGCTCACGGGCACGAGGGTCTCACGAACTCGCTCAGAGGATCATTGCGATTCGCGGATTTTCCTGTCCGGAGTTCTGTTGCGGCTGAGATATTTCTGCATCTCGCGCGACCAGTACGCGCCGTTGTCGGTGACAATTTTCTGGAATTCGGCGTAGGTGTCCGCGGTGACTCGCAAATTGCAGTTACACATCTCGTCGGTTGATTCCTCGCCGAAGTAGACCGTCTGGGGGGGAATATTGGGATTGGCGGGGTTACCCGACGAATTGTCAAATGCCACTTCAATCTGAATACGTGATCCTGCGGGAAGGTGGACAACCGGGTCGACGACATACGAGTCTTGCCAGTTGAAATCCCATTCTTCGATCTTGAGGAGAGGGACTTCAGCGCCGGAGGGAAGAATGGCTCGAACCAGGTAACTCTTGCCGAGAAGGTGCATGTGGGGTCGAACCTCCAGCACCAGCAGGCTGACGGGAGTCACATATTCTCCCTTAAACCGAACATCGGGTTCATCGGCGGGAATCACCAGATCGACATTTCCGACAATCAGATCTGTGATCATTTGCCTGGCATCGGAGGGGGCGAAGTAGATGCCAATCTCCGTTTGATCAAATTCGGGCTTACCTGAGGGGTGGTAGTGAATCTGGAAAACGACGTCGCCTCCTTTGGGCATCAACCGGCCCATTCCTTTCGGAAAGAAATGCGGCGTGGCCCCAGGATTCCAGCCCCCCAGATATGCGGCTTCGGGCAGGCCATGGCCTCCGAACCGTGTATAGCCTTCCGTCGGATCGGCCTCGTCGAGCAATCTGGCCTGGCCGCTGTTGTCGAGGAACATGTGAGCGTGGTGCACGATGCGGGGGTTACCCGGATGGACTTCGATGGCTCTGATCAGTCGATCCTGGTGCAATCCCGTCGGGATCACAAAATGTTTGTAGAGGTCCGGGCCGTCAGCAGGGAGTGCAAATCGGCGCGGCATACGAATGACCATGTCAGGCTTACCCAACTGCCAGCCCTTGGGAAACGTCGGAACGGGTGGCAGATCATCGTCGTCCCCTTCGGGCGTCTCTGCGTGGTACCACGCTTGAAGGGTTTCGATCTGTTCCTGAGAAAGTCGGCGTTCGCCGGCAAAGTGACCGTAATTGGGGGCGGGCTTCCACGGCGGCATCAACCGCGTATTGACCACGTCGACAATCAACTGAGCGCGGGTGCGGACCTGGTCGTAGGTCAGCAGGGGGAACGGAGCGACCTCGCCCTCGCGGTGGCAATTGACACAGTTCGAAAACAGGATCGGTGCCACATCCCGAGTAAACAGGACCGTGCTCGAGGATTCATCCTCGGTCAACGGGGCCAGTGGCTCGCCAGCGGGGTCGGTCTGAGTTACCGCCAGACGTTTTCCGTGTGCAACCGCTTGCAGAGCGTCGACCAGATAGTTCTTTTTTGACGAGCTCTTCTTGCCTGTGGTCGTCGCAGCGTCATCCAGACGTCCCCGGTAGATCAACTTCCCGCCCCGATCGTAGACGAAGGCCTGCTGGGAATGGGTCGCCCCCGTCAGTTTCCGTAGCGATTGGCGGGCATCAAACAGGACCGGAAACTTGGGACGGAATTTGAGAAACTCGTCACGAGCGTGCTTGCGAGTCGCGTTGGGCGCTAAGTAGACGCCGTAGAGTGTGACGTTTTGCTTTCGATACACAGTCGCCAGCTTGTTGAGACGCTGCAGAAGCTCGTGATTCGACGCGGTATCGTGGGTCAGAAAAACGAGACCAATCCCTTTGAGTTCGGCCGAACCTAGCAATTGATGCTGGTGTCCCTCGACATCGTGGGCGCGCAGATCCGCAGGAAGCGTCGTCGTGGGTTTCACTTCTTCCGATGACGGTGTCGCCGATGACGGTGCCTCGCCACCCGGCACGCTTGCCGTTATCGCTGCGAATAACAGGAAAACGGTTGCCCGCCCGGCGAAGTGTGTCAGAGGTAATGGGTTCGATGTGTTCATCACGATCTGTCGAAATTCACGGGGCTAACTGAGCAGGCCGTGATCAGGGTTCAGGGGGCTGACATCATGACCTCGATCGCAGCGTTTTTTCTCTTCCGGATCCAGGGACCCCGAGTACGTTCAACCACGGGATTCAAGGAGAGGATTTGGACCGTTGAGGACAGTCCTGTCTTACAGAGTAGCTGCTGGCGGACCTGACCGCACGCGTGATTTGATTGAAACCCTTGCCCCAGATTGCCTTGAGGATTAAGTCGCCGCAGGGCCGCAGCAAGTCTGCGGGATGCCACTTCGTCCATGATTTGTTTTGCATTTTGGCGAATCCGCGGCAGATCGTTCAATGATTGCGAATCGTTCCCGGGACTTCTAGGATTCTGCACATTTCCCGCGGCTCTCGAAATGACTTCTCTTTTTCAGTTGGAAAGACAGATATGACAGACAATTTTCAACCCGCCACGCAATGCATTCATGCCGGCCAGGTGCCCGATCCGGCCACGAATTCGCGCGCTGTCCCCATCTATCAGACAACGTCATACACGTTCAATGACACTGATCACGCCGCCAGTCTGTTCGCCCTGCAGGCCTTCGGAAACATCTACACCCGGATCATGAATCCGACTTGCGATGTTCTCGAGAAGCGTCTCGCTGCTCTGGAAGGAGGGGCCGGTGGACTTGCCGTTGCTTCCGGACAGGCCGCCGAATCGCTCGCGATCCTGAATATCACGCAGGCCGGACAGAACATCGTCTCGGCGACCAGTCTCTACGGTGGAACGTACAACCTGTTCCATTACACGTTCCCGAAGTTTGGCATCAAGACGAAGTTCGTCCAGCAGTCTGATCCCGAGAATTTCCGCAAGGCGATCGACGACAAGACGCGCTGCGTGTATCTCGAAACGATCGGTAATCCTCGCGTTGACGTACCTGATTTCGAAGCGATTTCCAAGATCGCTCACGATGCCGGAATTCCTTTGATCGTTGATAACACGCTGGCCTCTCCGATCCTGTGCCAGCCGTTCAAATGGGGTGCCGACGTCGTCGTTCATTCCTGTACGAAATTCATCGGAGGACATGGGACCTCGATTGGCGGAATCATCATCGAGAAGGGGGGATTCCCCTGGGGGAACGGGAAGTTCCCGGAGATGACCGAACCGGACCCCAGCTATCACGGCATGAAATTCTTCGAAACGTTCGGTCCGATGAACCTGGCCTACCTCATCAAGACCCGGACGCAGCTCTTGCGGGACCTCGGTCCGGCGATGAGTCCCTTCAATGCGTTCCAGTTGCTTCAGGGACTGGAAACGCTGCACCTGAGAATGCCTCGCCACAGTGAAAATGCCCTCGCTGTTGCTCAGTTCCTGCAGTCTCATCCCAAGGTGAGCTGGGTGAACTATACGGGACTGGAAGATCATCCTTCCTATTCACTGGGGAAGAAGTACCTCCCCAACGGCTGCGGAGCGATCCTGGGATTTGGAATCAAGGGGGCCACGCCGACTCAGCAGAAAGAGAATGGCATCAAGGTCATCAACCGCGTGAAGTTGTTCAGCCATCTGGCTAACGTCGGTGACAGCAAGTCGCTGATCATTCATCCTCACAGCACGACGCACCAGCAACTGACGCTCGAAGAGCAACTGGCGTCCGGGGTGACACCTGACTTCCTGCGACTGTCGGTCGGAACGGAAGATGTCCAGGACATCATTG is from Schlesneria sp. DSM 10557 and encodes:
- a CDS encoding Nramp family divalent metal transporter: MIEDVEYDPYALPADAIQEPPQSLLTALRKIGPGIILAGTIVGSGELLLTTSLGAKHGFVFLWLILFSCVIKVFVQTELGRYAISSGKPTLGAVNELGGPRLGANWICWWWFVMMSTTVFQLGAMTGTVGQSLHLAFPGLSEQLVSLFDTSFPALGRIVSERPDYPWAILTCLTAILLLWSGSYQRIESVTTFLVVGLTLVTVTAAMALPATRFPIPWNDVAKGLTFGLPAEGIAVAFGVFGITGVGAAELFYYPYWCLEKGYARYAGRSDESPEWVSRARGWIRVMYLDAWVSMIVFTISTVAFYFMGATVLHSQGLAPQGKDMILTLSRMFVDSFGTWTQVAFLIGAGAVLFKTLYLSSAGNARLVADLMSLAGIARYRQPHERARAIHWFSLLIPVIALGLFLTFKEPKWMVVVGGFGQALTLPIITASTIYFRYRKLDRRLTPPLLLDICLWIAFVSITLVAGYAMRDQIIKFAFTPSVIGGK
- a CDS encoding DUF1501 domain-containing protein; the protein is MRQPPPLILPRRKALQIGGLGMLGLTMPRMIRAAEEPAVRPGRAKSVIFLYQFGGPSHLDTFDPKPLAPAGVRSHYGVIDTATPGIQICDQLPKTAAVMDEITVIRTVYHTMKNHNPAAYYALTGHAPPVDDIRLRDSQDLFPAYGSVVDRLSPNTNGMPTFVAFPHVMRDGEITPGQHASFLGKGHDPLLITSDPNDRRFALPELSLPNGLDAQRLQDRRQIQQLVNRQIRELEQNPAARGLDAYYEKTMGMLNSSKVRDAFNLDAEPQSIREKYGRTTYGQSCLLARRLVEAGVKFVNVYFANSIGGRRNDGGWDTHGFDNTRMYPILKDYLLPMTDQTLPTLITDLKERGLLESTLIVWMGEFGRTPRINDNISRDHWPQCYSVLLAGGGAKRGLVHGVSDKQAAYPDKDPVQLDDLMATVFELLGIDPQTEVRDKLNRPLPVSAGRVVTNVIA
- a CDS encoding DUF1549 domain-containing protein, whose amino-acid sequence is MKKRFTLRLLALMGFCCYAASTGAAEVSFRNDVMAVLSKAGCNLGTCHGNARGKGGFQISLRGQDPDADFEVLTRELFGRRVNSLDPDQSLMLLKPTMQMAHEGGKRFSTESQEYQILRNWIAAGMPRDTRQTPQLLRLRVLPESVFLPEQRTSSSPGWQQQIEVIAEFSDGSAKDVSSLAVYELSQPIADVSREGLVTGHAAGEVTVIVRYLDLQSIVRIAFLPDRPDFVWTGPDPANFIDVQVFDKLKQLKISPSPVCDDATFIRRVTLDLLGIPPTAQEAQRFVDNTTENKRAVLIDSLLERPEFSDWWALKWSDLLRIEEKTLDRKGVENFYSWLRESFATHKPLDQLVREIVAAQGSTYEVPPANFYRALRTPFERSEAVGQLFLGVRLQCSKCHNHPFDQWTQDDYYSWGSVFSRVNYKILENRRRDSNDQHEFDGEQIVYLSEKGEAKDPRTNRSRDAKFLGSREQLPAADHPLLHLSQWLTDQQHERFVQMLANRTWQQVMGRGIVDPIDDFRATNPPSNPALLKAISEYLVSGKTPGSESNPGGAIPSSDLTAQIPAFDLRRLLRAILNSRTYQLSSTINETNRDDESNFSRAYVHRYSAEQLLDATSLMLQVPLEFSGYPPGRRAGQIPGINAMKTRENGLTEADRFLRLFGRPPRLQSCDCERSDESTLGQTFQLVSGSLVNRMLTAKSNRLSNLSGENNRPEQVITELYWSALTRPPTEEELAGITQFLNQSENKRTALEDIVWGLLNSHEFLLRR
- a CDS encoding peptidyl-alpha-hydroxyglycine alpha-amidating lyase family protein; the encoded protein is MTAPPIVVAFLFCIGIAGFAVADDQEPGKLPFALVPQRKFLQIPKGQPVAQCSAVAVNSKGELFLFHRGPRPVLCFDPEGKFLRGWGDDVIKIAHGLRIDSDDNVWITDVGSSRVYKFDSQGNPLLVLGTGVAGAGHNQFNEPTDIAFGPDGEVYISDGYGNSRVMKFNQKGEFISTWGTAGKDQGQFRLPHSIVVDKEQRVLVGDRENNRIQVFDTDGQWLATWKGFAPYGMAFDPEGRLFVADGRACQVLLLDDQGKVVRRWGREGKSTGQFQMPHMLTFDASGNLYVAEINGKRLQKFIRNTAVK
- a CDS encoding O-acetylhomoserine aminocarboxypropyltransferase/cysteine synthase family protein: MTDNFQPATQCIHAGQVPDPATNSRAVPIYQTTSYTFNDTDHAASLFALQAFGNIYTRIMNPTCDVLEKRLAALEGGAGGLAVASGQAAESLAILNITQAGQNIVSATSLYGGTYNLFHYTFPKFGIKTKFVQQSDPENFRKAIDDKTRCVYLETIGNPRVDVPDFEAISKIAHDAGIPLIVDNTLASPILCQPFKWGADVVVHSCTKFIGGHGTSIGGIIIEKGGFPWGNGKFPEMTEPDPSYHGMKFFETFGPMNLAYLIKTRTQLLRDLGPAMSPFNAFQLLQGLETLHLRMPRHSENALAVAQFLQSHPKVSWVNYTGLEDHPSYSLGKKYLPNGCGAILGFGIKGATPTQQKENGIKVINRVKLFSHLANVGDSKSLIIHPHSTTHQQLTLEEQLASGVTPDFLRLSVGTEDVQDIIADLKQALEGV